The nucleotide window GATCGATACCGGCATGGGCATCGCCAGTCTGCGGGAGGCGGCCCAGCATCTTCTGCAAAACAACGTGACGGCCGTTGCAACGCACACGCATTCGGACCACATTGGCGGACATCATGAGTTCGCGCATACGCTGGTCCACGAGTTGGAGGCCGATAACCTGCGTTCGCCGCGCGAGCGCGGCACACTGCTCGCATCGGTACTGGGCGAGAAGGCGATACGCCGGTACCGTGAAGCGGGCTATCCGTTCGACGGCGATTTGATCACCGCTCTGCCCCACGCGGACTATGTGATGTCCGACTACGAGATACGCGCGGCATCCGTTACGGAAATCGTCAAAGAGGGGAACATTGTCGACCTCGGCAACCGGCACTTCGAGGTACTGCATCTGCCTGGCCACTCACCGGGCAGCATCGGTCTGTGGGAGGCGGCATCCGGCACCCTGTTCTCCGGCGATGCAATCTACGATGGCCCGCTTCTGGATGAAATTGGTGGCGCCGATATCCCAACGTATGTGCGCACAATGAAGCGTTTGCGCGAATTGCCCGTGCAGGTGGTACACGCCGGACACGACGCAAGCTTCGGGCGAGAACGGCTGGTCGCGTTGGTTGACGCCTACCTGGCCAAACGCGCATGAGCCTCGACTGGCAAGAGAAACGACTGCAGCGACGAGCGCCACATATAGCGACGAAATGATTCAGGCGGTGCGCTTGCGTCGTTTCGGCGGGACGGTCCATTCACCGCCTTCCTCAACGTGTTCCGTCAGTTTGTCGACGCAGTGAAACAGCACTCGCTTCTCCTCCGCTGACAGAACGGACATGAGCTGCTCGTCGAAATCCTTGCCGATCCGGTCGCACTTGCGAACAATGGTTTTCCCCTTCCGGGTCAAGTGCAGGTTGATGACACGTGCGTCAGTCGTGCCGGTAGAGCGGGTCAGCAAGCCGCGATTGGCCAGCGTGGTGACCAGCTTGGAAACCAGCGTCTTTTCAAGGTATGTCAGCTCGATCAGCGGACCGAGGGAGATGCCCGGCTGCATGTCGACGAAACGCAGCACGCGCAGGTCGCGCAGGGTGACATCGCATTCGGCTTCATAGAGGCCAGACGCCACGCCCTTGGCCAACTCGCTGAGTACGTCGAGGCGGAAATTCAAATGTTCCAGTCTTGGATACGGCGCCTTCGACATGCTGTTCTCCCATTCACGTACTTTGATTCCGTTGCACACTACAACATTTGAATTTTACGCAATTCCCATCCCACGCAACAGTTGCGCCATGACCGCCAGAAACTCGTTGGGTGCTGCTTAGTCCGACGGATAGATCGGCACAACCGGCTTAAGGAACGCTTCGATGAACCCTCCAGGCATTGCCGTCGGTGCATTAGGCGGCACGATATGCATGACCGCGGACAGCGCCGACGCTGGCGCGCTACCGCGTCTGTCCGCGCATCAATTGGTAACCGCGGTCCCCGGTCTGGCCGGGATCGCGCAAATTCACGCCGAAACGCTTTTGCAACTGCCCAGCCCTTCGCTGAAGCTTGCGCATGTGCTGGAGAGTCTGGGGTGGGCGGAACGCATGGTGGCCAACGGCGCGGCCGGGATCGTCCTCACCCAGGGAACCGACACACTCGAGGAAACCGCCTTTCTGCTCGATCTTCTGTGGACGCACCCGCAGCCGCTGGTGCTCACAGGCGCAATGCGCACGCCGCTGACCGCCGGTGCGGACGGGCCCGCCAACATTCTTGCCGCGGTGACCTGCGCTGCGCATGGCGGCAGTCGCGGGCGCGGGGTCGCCGTGGTGATGAACAACACGATCCACGAGGCGCGCTGGGTGCGCAAAGCGAACTCGATGTCCGTCGAGACCTTCGAGTCGCCCGTCGTCGGGCCGGCCGGCATGGTGCTCGAAGGTTTGCCCCAGTATTTTCGTCCACCGCCCAGACGTTATTCTCAGCGCTTTGCCGTTCGCGATCCGTCGGTTCGAGTCGCCCTCGTCGAAACATGTCTGGGCGAGACGGGCGAGATGCTCGACGCAGTCGCTCAAGCGGGATATCACGGCATCGTCATCGCCGCCTATGGCGCGGGCCATGTTTCGGAAGACGAAGCAAAGCGCATCGAGGCGCTTGCGCCGCGCCTGCCGATCGTCATCGCCAGCCGCACCGGATCGGGAACGACGGCAGCGCGCACCTATGGCTTCGCCGGTTCAGAAATGGACCTCGCCCGCCGTGGCGCTTTGTTCTCGGGCTGGCTCGGGCCGCGCAAGGCGCGTCTGCTTCTCTGGCTGCTTCTCGCCACGGGCGCGTCGCGCGATGCCTGCGCCACTGCATTCGCATTCTGGGAGCGCGTCAGCGATACGGACTAGATGCGCGGCACCATCCCGGTTGCCAGCCGGGCTCGATTGACGCGTTACGGGCTGCAGTGCGAATCGCAGGTGACCGACCGGCCTAATTCTGCATTTCAGCCCGCTCTCCCTTTGCAGCAATGACATGTGCCGGAAACCACACGGTTTCTTTAAGTGCGGTGCATCGATACAGCTGCATATCGCATGGCCTTTTTTTGGGGTCCCAGTCGCAAAGCGCCAATGGACGCGCTTAGGCGATCGCCGTCGCACACCACATCAGTTCCGCAAGCGACTCCCGCATTGTCCTCCACGCCTGAATGTCTTGCGACCGCCTTTCGCCACCCGACAATTGCGTGTCGACCAGCGATGGTGCGCCGCCGATATCGTTGTGCCCGATGCACCTTCGTCGCGCACATCTGCACGCTTCCCGAACATGGCAACGTGCCCCAAGTTCGCTCGTAAATAAGCGATTCGCGCTTGCACATAGGTTTTCCCCGCGATGGCACGTTTTATGCACATCAATGTGAGAATTTCAATTGTTGCAATTTGCACGTTTTTTTCGTCGGCAGGCGTCGAAATCGGCAATAGCATTCGCCGGTCGGGCATCACACTCGCCGACCAGCCGTGTACCGACACAGCGCGCAGTTGCAACGTAAGCGACGCGCGCAGTGATTCCAGTTCAGCACGAGGACCAGCATGGCAGTTCAACTAGCGTTGCGAAACATTCGCAAATCCTTTTCCAGCAAGCAGGGATCAGTCGATGTGCTGGGGGGCCTGTCGTTCGACATCAATGAGCGAGATTTCGTCAGCATCATTGGTCCGTCGGGCTGCGGGAAGACGACCGTGTTCAACGTGATCGCCGGCCTTCTCGAACCCGACAGCGGCGAGATCGTCTATCGAGGCGAGGCGGTCACCGGATTGCGCGGCAAGGTGGGCTACATGATGCAGCGGGATCTGCTGTTGCCGTGGCGTACCGTATTGCAGAACGTTCTGATCGGCCCGGAATTGTCCCGCATGCCGGTTGCGCAAGCGCGTGAAACGGCAATGGAATACCTCAATACCTACGGCCTCGCAGGTTTTGAAAATGCCTATCCCCGCATGCTGTCGGGCGGCATGCGTCAGCGCGTCGCGCTGATCCGCACCTTGATCAACGACCCCGACATCATCCTGCTGGACGAGCCGTTCTCAGCTCTCGACTATCAGACCCGGCTGTATCTGGAAGGCGTGCTGATGGAAGCAGTCGAGACATTCCACAAGACGGTCGTGCTGGTCACACACGACATCGACGAAGCAGTCGCGCTGTCAAAGCGTGTTGTGGTGCTAGGCGGCCGCCCTTCGCAAGTCAAAAAGGTCTATGACATCGAGATCGCCTCGCGCTCGCCAATCGGCGCGCGCAGCGATCCGAACTTCCCCGGCTACTTTCACGCGCTTTGCGCGGAACTCGATATCCAGACCGAGGTTAAAGCAGCATGAGCAGCCCCGCATCCATCAATAACGCGAAAGTCTCCGCGACAGGCAGCCAGGCGCGTCCAGGCCCAGTGCTGAATACCGGATGGGGACGCACGGCTCTGCAACTCGTCGCGGTGATTGCATTCTTTGCGATATGGGAAGGCGCTGCGCGCCTTGGCTGGGTATCGAACTTCCTGGTCGGCTCGCCGACAAAAATCTACGACGCGTTAGCTCGCTCCGCTGGGTCGGGCGATCTGTTCGTCGATATCGGCTACACCATGTTCGAAGCCATGCTCGGCTTTCTGTTCGGCACCGCCGTCGGCTCGGTCTGCGGTCTCGCACTGTGGTATTCGCCATTCGTCGCGCGGCTGATCGAGCCGTTTATCGTCGCGATCAATAGCGTGCCGAAGATCGCTTTCGCCCCGATCGTGATTCTCTGGTTCGGTACCGGCCTCGTTTCGAAAGTTGCGCTGGCAATTTCGCTAACGGCAATTGTCGCGCTAATCGCCGCCTACGAGGCAGCGAAAGAGGCCGATCCTGATCTTCAGGCACTCCTTGTCACGCTCGGCGCGAACAAGAACGACGTATTCCTGAAAGTCGTGATTCCGTTCACGCTGCCTTATGTGATCTCGACGTTCCGCATCAATATCGGTTTCGGTCTGGTGGGCGCGGTAGTGGGTGAATTCATTTCGTCAGAGAAAG belongs to Paraburkholderia aromaticivorans and includes:
- a CDS encoding ABC transporter permease; its protein translation is MSSPASINNAKVSATGSQARPGPVLNTGWGRTALQLVAVIAFFAIWEGAARLGWVSNFLVGSPTKIYDALARSAGSGDLFVDIGYTMFEAMLGFLFGTAVGSVCGLALWYSPFVARLIEPFIVAINSVPKIAFAPIVILWFGTGLVSKVALAISLTAIVALIAAYEAAKEADPDLQALLVTLGANKNDVFLKVVIPFTLPYVISTFRINIGFGLVGAVVGEFISSEKGLGHMIFTASSLYDLNTVWAGLFVLMAIGFVLYFLIDLIERKLLPWRQVSNAPTLRV
- a CDS encoding MarR family winged helix-turn-helix transcriptional regulator; this encodes MSKAPYPRLEHLNFRLDVLSELAKGVASGLYEAECDVTLRDLRVLRFVDMQPGISLGPLIELTYLEKTLVSKLVTTLANRGLLTRSTGTTDARVINLHLTRKGKTIVRKCDRIGKDFDEQLMSVLSAEEKRVLFHCVDKLTEHVEEGGEWTVPPKRRKRTA
- a CDS encoding asparaginase translates to MNPPGIAVGALGGTICMTADSADAGALPRLSAHQLVTAVPGLAGIAQIHAETLLQLPSPSLKLAHVLESLGWAERMVANGAAGIVLTQGTDTLEETAFLLDLLWTHPQPLVLTGAMRTPLTAGADGPANILAAVTCAAHGGSRGRGVAVVMNNTIHEARWVRKANSMSVETFESPVVGPAGMVLEGLPQYFRPPPRRYSQRFAVRDPSVRVALVETCLGETGEMLDAVAQAGYHGIVIAAYGAGHVSEDEAKRIEALAPRLPIVIASRTGSGTTAARTYGFAGSEMDLARRGALFSGWLGPRKARLLLWLLLATGASRDACATAFAFWERVSDTD
- a CDS encoding MBL fold metallo-hydrolase; the protein is MLPIADRWFELKRISDDITLLWEPHVVPLMRCNIWHIRGRDRDLMIDTGMGIASLREAAQHLLQNNVTAVATHTHSDHIGGHHEFAHTLVHELEADNLRSPRERGTLLASVLGEKAIRRYREAGYPFDGDLITALPHADYVMSDYEIRAASVTEIVKEGNIVDLGNRHFEVLHLPGHSPGSIGLWEAASGTLFSGDAIYDGPLLDEIGGADIPTYVRTMKRLRELPVQVVHAGHDASFGRERLVALVDAYLAKRA
- a CDS encoding ABC transporter ATP-binding protein — protein: MAVQLALRNIRKSFSSKQGSVDVLGGLSFDINERDFVSIIGPSGCGKTTVFNVIAGLLEPDSGEIVYRGEAVTGLRGKVGYMMQRDLLLPWRTVLQNVLIGPELSRMPVAQARETAMEYLNTYGLAGFENAYPRMLSGGMRQRVALIRTLINDPDIILLDEPFSALDYQTRLYLEGVLMEAVETFHKTVVLVTHDIDEAVALSKRVVVLGGRPSQVKKVYDIEIASRSPIGARSDPNFPGYFHALCAELDIQTEVKAA